The following are from one region of the Strix aluco isolate bStrAlu1 chromosome 30, bStrAlu1.hap1, whole genome shotgun sequence genome:
- the LOC141916632 gene encoding lysosomal acid glucosylceramidase-like: MVCVCNATYCDTLDPLVLPAPGTYVKYESSKAGKRLERSQGSFQHSLRVPAGLSLAGLLLTLNISALYQHLKGFGGSLSDAAALNILGLSQQAQDNLLHSYFSESGIEYNLIRLPMACSDFSVRPYSYDDVPHDYELTHFRLAEEDVKMKIPLLHRASAMSRRPLSLFASPWTSPGWMKSNGDVRGKGTLKGQAGDKYHKTWANYFIKFLDEYAKHNVTFWAVTVQNEPLAALLTPLQFPTIAFTAAKQRDFVVQDLGPALARSPHRTRIIILDDQRIHLPHWAKVVLGNTTAARYVAGMGVHWYLDSIVPARCSLEVTHKLFPGHFLLYTEACSGFLTFRFSVSLGCWERGNHYSHSILQVLNHFVAGWTDWNLALDLEGGPNWVKNYVDSPVIVDSSKDIFYKQPMFYHLGHFSKFIPEGSRRVGLHSSCRHLICQLEHVAVLRPDGALVLVVLNRFGWDAPFTIQDPAVGFIETVAPANSIQTYLWRQQ, from the exons ATGGTGTGTGTCTGCAACGCCACGTACTGCGACACGCTGGACCCCCTGGTCCTGCCGGCGCCGGGCACCTACGTCAAGTACGAGAGCAGCAAGGCCGGCAAGCGGCTGGAGCGCAGCCAGGGGAGCTTCCAGCACAGCCTGCGCGTCCCAG CCGGGCTCTCCCTCGCAGGGCTGCTGCTGACGCTCAACATCTCTGCGTTGTACCAGCACCTGAAGGGCTTCGGCGGGTCCCTCTCCGATGCTGCTGCCCTGAACATCCTGGGGCTGTCGCAGCAGGCTCAGGACAATCTGCTGCACTCGTACTTCTCGGAGAGCG GGATTGAGTACAACCTCATCCGGCTCCCCATGGCTTGCAGCGACTTCTCCGTGCGCCCCTACAGCTACGACGACGTCCCCCACGACTACGAGCTGACACACTTCAGGCTGGCAGAGGAGGATGTGAAGATGAAG ATCCCCCTCCTGCACCGAGCCTCAGCCATGAGCAGGCGGCCACTGTCACTGTTCGCCAGCCCCTGGACCTCCCCAGGCTGGATGAAGAGTAACGGGGATGTCCGCGGGAAGGGCACGCTGAAGGGGCAGGCGGGGGACAAGTACCACAAGACCTGGGCCAACTACTTCATCAA GTTCCTGGATGAATACGCCAAACACAACGTGACCTTCTGGGCGGTGACGGTGCAGAACGAGCCCCTCGCCGCGCTCCTCACACCCCTGCAGTTCCCCACCATTGCCTTCACCGCCGCGAAGCAGCGGGACTTCGTGGTCCAGGACCTGGGCCCCGCGCTGGCCCGCAGCCCCCACCGCACCCGGATCATCATCCTGGACGACCAGCGCATCCACCTCCCCCACTGGGCCAAAGTG gTCCTGGGCAATACCACCGCTGCCCGCTACGTCGCCGGTATGGGGGTTCACTGGTACCTGGACAGCATCGTCCCGGCCCGCTGCAGCCTCGAGGTcacccacaagctcttccctggcCATTTTCTCCTCTACACGGAGGCCTGCAGCGGCTTCCTCACCTTCCGCTTCTCCGTGTCCTTGGGCTGCTGGGAGCGGGGGAACCACTACAGCCACAGCATCCTGCAG GTCCTGAACCACTTTGTGGCCGGCTGGACCGACTGGAACCTGGCCCTGGACCTGGAGGGGGGCCCCAACTGGGTCAAGAACTACGTGGACAGCCCCGTCATCGTGGACAGCAGCAAGGACATCTTCTACAAGCAGCCCATGTTCTACCACCTGGGGCACTTCag CAAGTTCATCCCCGAGGGCTCCCGGCGCGTggggctgcacagcagctgccgGCACCTCATCTGTCAGCTGGAGCACGTGGCCGTCCTGCGCCCCGACGGGGCCCTGGTCCTGGTGGTCCTCAACAG GTTTGGCTGGGACGCGCCGTTCACCATCCAGGACCCCGCCGTTGGTTTCATCGAGACCGTGGCTCCGGCCAACTCCATCCAGACCTACCTGTGGCGCCAGCAGTGA
- the MTX1 gene encoding LOW QUALITY PROTEIN: metaxin-1 (The sequence of the model RefSeq protein was modified relative to this genomic sequence to represent the inferred CDS: inserted 1 base in 1 codon; deleted 2 bases in 1 codon), which produces MSSSRELLPPAPGCGQRERGHRGSPPAPSRAFGRRQRRAPRAAAGPGRRSPPRSRGCSARPGRSPLSAGQGGRAARGAPAVFTPVSSGSITTGRXPAPLPRPQRLGAGQRPRVTAGTGGSRAAHGEFSLPPLPAGSRPGFYFIFFFFFFPWKRAGQRDAGRDPASAATAGTSSPGPVLREPPVAEPPRGGGGRSRPCGSGSGGKMAAPMELFCWAGGWGLPSVDPDCLAVLTYARFTGAPLKVHRVTSPWRSPSGRLPALKTRDEGTISKTQQIITHLRKQKYNADYDLSATQGADTLAFVSLLEEKLLPVLIHTFWVDAKNYVEHTRKWYAETVPFPLNFFLPNCMHKRHLERLQLMWGDGYMEDEEKLEKELYRDARECLTLLSQRLGSQKFFFGDSPASLDAFVFSRLAPLLKAKLPNGKLQQHLKSLQNLCNYCTSILSLYFPWDGGEPPASAPRAAGADGGEAEEDPHKRRNQVLSVLVGLVAMLGYAFLSGIVSIQRGGAGPAARQPIALEEEEEEEEE; this is translated from the exons ATGAGCTCATCCCGGGAgctccttccccccgccccgggctgcggGCAGAGGGAGCGGGGGCACCGggggagc ccccccgccccttcccgtGCCTtcgggcggcggcagcgccgtgccccgcgggcagcggccgggccgggccgtcgGAGCCCACCGCGCTCCCGGGGatgctcggcccggcccggccgctccccgctGAGCGCCGGCcaaggcgggcgggcggcccgcGGCGCCCCGGCCGTGTTTACTCCTGTTTCCTCGGGCTCCATAACAACGGGCc gcccagccccgctcccccggccccagcGGCTCGGCGCGGGCCAGCGGCCCCGGGTAACGGCGGGGACGGGCGGCTCCCGAGCCGCCCACGGGGAGTTTTCCCTCCCTCCGCTGCCAGCGGGCTCCCGccctggtttttattttattttttttttttttttttttccatggaaacgTGCGGGGCAGAGGGATGCGGGGCGGGACCCGGCAAGCGCAGCCACCGCGGGGACGAGCAGCCCCGGGCCGGTGCTGCGGGAGCCGCCGGTGGCGGAGCCGCCCCGCGGTGGGGGCGGGCGGAGCCGCCCGTGTGGTTCCGGGTCGGGCGGGAAGATGGCGGCGCCCATGGAGCTGTTCtgctgggcagggggctgggggctgccctcgGTGGACCCCGACTGCTTGGCCGTGCTG ACCTACGCGCGGTTCACGGGGGCGCCGCTGAAGGTGCACCGGGTCACCAGCCCCTGGAGGAGCCCCTCCG ggCGCCTGCCTGCGCTGAAGACGCGGGACGAGGGCACCATCTCCAAAACGCAGCAGATCATAACTCACCTCAGGAAACAG AAATATAACGCTGACTACGACCTCTCGGCTACGCAAGGGGCGGACACGCTGGCCTTCGTGTCCCTACTGGAAGAGAAACTGCTGCCGGTGCTG ATCCACACGTTCTGGGTGGACGCAAAGAACTACGTGGAGCACACGCGGAAGTGGTACGCGGAAACCGTTCCCTTCCCCCTGAACTTCTTCCTGCCCAACTGCATGCACAAGCGGCACCTGGAGCGGCTGCAGCTTATGTGGGGAGACGGCTACATGGAGGATgaggagaagctggagaaggag ctctaCCGGGACGCTCGGGAATGTCTGACGCTCCTGTCCCAGCGCCTCGGCTCCCAGAAGTTTTTCTTCGGAGACTC GCCGGCCTCCCTCGACGCCTTCGTCTTCAGCCGCCTGGCGCCGCTCCTGAAGGCGAAGCTGCCCAACGGGAAACTGCAGCAGCACCTCAAGTCCCTGCAGAACCTGTGCAACTACTGCACCTCCATCCTCAGCCTCTACTTCCCCTGGGACGGAG GGGAGCCCCCGGCCAGCGCCCCGCGGGCTGCGGGTGCCGACGGCGGCGAGGCGGAGGAGGACCCCCACAAACGGCGCAACCAGGTGCTGTCGGTGCTGGTGGGACTGGTGGCCATGCTGGGCTACGCCTTCCTGAGCGGCATCGTCTCCATCCAGCGCGGTGGCGCGGGGCCGGCTGCTCGCCAGCCCATtgctctggaggaggaggaagaggaggaggaggagtga
- the THBS3 gene encoding LOW QUALITY PROTEIN: thrombospondin-3 (The sequence of the model RefSeq protein was modified relative to this genomic sequence to represent the inferred CDS: deleted 1 base in 1 codon) produces MLAEKQGPSSCHPRGPRWSQGAASAGGGGRGRADAPSRSSAVLVRYLREDNKLHSVNLQHAHVADGQSHSVIVRLSGLRGDMLSVELYVDCKQMDSSVGLPELSEIPLAEVESIEVRTGQKAYQRMQGFVESMKLILGGSMSRVGALSECPFQGDESIHSAVTSVLASILGEQTKALVTQLTLFNRVLTELREDIRDQVKEMSLIRNTIMECQVCGFHEHRSRCNPNPCFSGVDCMETYEYPGYRCGPCPPGLEGNGTYCADINECAYANPCFPGSKCINTAPGFRCEPCPRGYRGNTVSGVGVDYAKASKQVCTDIDECNDGNNGGCDPNSICTNTLGSYKCGPCKSGFVGNQTSGCVLQKSCSTPTSNPCDINGFCMFERNGEISCACNVGWAGNGNVCGQDTDLDGYPDEPLPCIDNNKHCKQDNCRLTPNSGQEDADNDGIGDQCDDDADGDGIKNVEDNCRLFPNKDQQNSDTDSFGDACDNCPNVPNNDQRDTDSNGEGDACDNDIDGDGIPNMLDNCPRVPNPLQTDRDEDGVGDACDSCPEMSNPTQTDMDSDLVGDICDTNEDSDGDGHQDTKDNCAEIPNSSQLDSDNDGLGDDCDNDDDNDGIPDYVPPGPDNCRLIPNPNQKDSDGNGVGDVCEEDFDNDTVVDQLDVCPESAEVTLTDFRAYQTVILDPEGDAQIDPNWVVLNQGMEIVQTMNSDPGLAVGYTAFNGVDFEGTFHVNTVTDDDYAGFIFSYQDSASFYVVMWKQTEQTYWQATPFRAVAEPGLQLKAVKSSTGPGEHLRNALWHTGHTPDHVRLLWKDPRNVGWRDKTSYRWQLAHRPQVGYIRVRLYEGPRLVADSGVIIDTTMRGGRLGVFCFSQENIIWSNLQYRCNDTIPADFEPFRRFLLEGRE; encoded by the exons ATGCTCGCAGAGAAACAGGGACCGAGTTCCTGTCACCCGAGGGGCCCGCGCTGGTCCCAGGGGGCTGCCAGTGctggagggggaggcaggggaagagcTGACGCCCCTTCCCGCTCCTCCGCAGTCCTGGTGCGTTACCTGCGGGAAGACAACAAGTTGCACTCGGTCAACCTGCAGCACGCGCACGTGGCGGACGGGCAGAGCCACAGCGTCATCGTGCGCCTGAGCGGGCTGCGCGGGGACATGCTGAGCGTGGAGCTCTACGTCGACTGCAAGCAGATGGACTCCAGCGTGGGGCTGCCCGAGCTGTCCGAGATCCCCTTAGCGGAGGTGGAGTCCATCGAGGTGCGCACGGGGCAGAAGGCCTACCAGAGGATGCAG GGGTTTGTGGAGTCGATGAAGCTGATCCTGGGAGGGTCCATGAGCCGCGTCGGGGCCCTGAGCGAGTGCCCTTTCCAAGGAGACGAGTCCATCCACAGCGCAG TGACGAGCGTGCTGGCCTCCATCCTGG GCGAGCAGACCAAGGCGCTGGTCACGCAGCTGACCCTCTTCAACCGGGTCCTGACCGAGCTGCGGGAAGACATTAGGGACCAG GTGAAGGAGATGTCTCTGATCCGCAACACCATCATGGAGTGCCAGGTCTGCG GCTTCCACGAGCACCGATCCCGCTGCAACCCCAACCCCTGCTTCAGCGGCGTGGACTGCATGGAGACCTACGAGTACCCCGGGTACCGCTGCGGGCCCTGCCCGCCGGGGCTGGAGGGCAACGGCACGTACTGCGCCGACATCAATGAG TGCGCTTATGCCAACCCCTGCTTCCCCGGCTCCAAGTGCATCAACACGGCCCCCGGCTTCCGCTGCGAGCCCTGTCCCCGCGGCTATCGGGGCAACACCGTCTCCGGCGTCGGGGTGGACTACGCGAAGGCCAGCAAGCAG GTTTGCACCGATATCGATGAATGCAACGACGGGAACAACGGGGGCTGTGACCCCAACTCCATCTGCACCAACACGCTG GGCTCCTACAAGTGTGGTCCCTGCAAGTCAGGGTTTGTGGGGAATCAAACGTCTGGCTGCGTCCTGCAGAAGTCCTGCAGCACTCCCACCTCCAACCCCTGCGACATCAACGGCTTCTGCATGTTCGAGAGGAACGGTGAAATTTCCTGCGCG tgcAACGTGGGCTGGGCTGGCAATGGCAACGTGTGTGGGCAAGACACGGACCTCGACGGCTACCCAGATGAGCCCCTGCCCTGCATCGACAATAACAAGCACTGCAAGCAG GACAACTGCCGCCTGACACCGAATTCGGGGCAGGAGGACGCCGACAACGACGGCATCGGGGACCAGTGCGATGATGACGCTGACGGCGATGGCATCAAGAACGTGGAG GACAACTGCCGGCTCTTCCCCAACAAGGACCAGCAGAACTCAGACACCGACTCCTTCGGGGACGCCTGCGACAACTGCCCCAACGTGCCCAATAACGACCAGCGGGACACGGATAGCAACGGCGAGGGGGACGCTTGCGATAACGACATCGACGGGGACG GGATTCCCAACATGCTGGATAACTGCCCCAGGGTGCCCAACCCTCTGCAGACGGACCGGGATGAGGACGGCGTCGGGGATGCCTGTGACAGTTGCCCTGAAATGAGCAACCCCACTCAG ACAGATATGGACAGCGACCTGGTAGGAGACATCTGTGACACCAACGAGGACAG CGATGGGGACGGGCATCAGGACACCAAGGACAACTGCGCCGAGATCCCCAACAGCTCCCAGCTGGACTCGGACAATGACGGGCTGGGGGATGACTGTGACAATGACGATGACAACGATGGCATCCCCGACTACGTGCCGCCTGGCCCAGACAACTGCCGCCTCATCCCCAACCCCAACCAGAAGGACTCGGACG GGAACGGCGTGGGCGACGTGTGCGAGGAGGACTTCGACAACGACACGGTGGTGGACCAGCTGGACGTGTGTCCCGAGAGCGCCGAGGTGACGCTGACCGACTTCCGCGCCTACCAGACCGTCATCCTCGACCCCGAGGGGGATGCCCAGATCGATCCCAACTGGGTTGTCCTCAACCAG ggcaTGGAGATCGTGCAGACCATGAACAGTGACCCCGGCTTGGCTGTCG GCTACACGGCCTTCAATGGGGTGGACTTCGAGGGCACCTTCCACGTCAACACCGTCACCGACGATGACTATGCCGGCTTCATCTTCAGCTACCAGGACAGCGCCAGCTTCTACGTGGTGATGTGGAAGCAAACAGAGCAGACGTACTGGCAGGCCACCCCCTTCCGCGCCGTGGCCGAGCCGGGGCTACAGCTCAAG GCAGTGAAATCCTCAACAGGCCCCGGGGAGCATCTGCGCAACGCGCTGTGGCACACGGGCCACACGCCCGACCACGTCCGCCTGCTCTGGAAGGACCCACGTAACGTGGGCTGGCGGGACAAGACGTCCTACCGCTGGCAACTGGCCCACAGGCCCCAGGTGGGCTACATCAG GGTGCGGCTGTACGAGGGCCCGCGGCTGGTGGCCGACTCCGGGGTGATCATCGACACCACCATGCgc ggggggcggctgggggtcttctgcttctcccaggagaacatcatctggtccaacctgcaGTACCGCTGCAACG acACGATTCCCGCCGACTTCGAGCCCTTTCGCCGGTTCTTGCTGGAGGGACGCGAGTGA
- the LOC141916644 gene encoding LOW QUALITY PROTEIN: lysosomal acid glucosylceramidase-like (The sequence of the model RefSeq protein was modified relative to this genomic sequence to represent the inferred CDS: deleted 5 bases in 4 codons), with protein sequence MEALGGAGASCSPPAFLWPLGQVSGELCKCCGEVESSGWSEVAKSSPGSSSNAESHELTSPRLTFPAPPDASPPTTHSQSRSYRPAAPAQQRRGERLFWQQVALVLHQCPSEPRCSRSAMGPGCAGVLGWLLLVQAALQAAGGRPCDARDFGHGSLVCACSATYCDTLDPVVLPAPGTYIKYESSKAGKRLERSQGSFQRNAKTPDFHLTLDTAQRYQKVKGFGGSVTDSAAINIQSLSKDAQNHLLRSYFSEEGIEYNLVRVPMASTDFSIRLYTYADAEGDFELKHFNLTEEDTRMKIPILQAAQEVAKRPLSLYASPWTSPVWMKTNGAMTGRGTLKGSPGDKYHQTWAKYFIRFLDEYAKYNLTFWAVTAGNEPTAGEIVFYPFQCLGFSPEHQRDFIARDLGPALANSSHRDVQLIILDDQRVMLPYWAQVVLKDPVAASYISGIGIHWYLDFLAPIDLTLSITHHLFPDYFLLSTEASTGSYFWEPRVVLGGWDRGSKYSHSILTNLNNYVTGWTDWNLALDLEGGPNWSKNYVDSPIIVDSSKDIFYKQPMFYHLGHFSKFIPEGSQRVGLAVSKKCRRCDLEHSAFLRPDGAVVLVVLNRSPVDVSFGISDPQLGFIEATAPSDSIQTFLWKQPA encoded by the exons ATGGAAGCACTTGGGGGGGCTGGT GCATCCTGCTCCCCGCCCGCTTTCCTCTGGCCACTGGGACAGGTTTCAGGAGAACTTTGCAAATGCTGTGGCGAG GTTGAAAGCTCTGGTTGGAGCGAGGTTGCAAAATCATCCCCGGGCTCCTCTTCAAACGCAGAGTCCCATGAGCTGACCTCTCCCCGG CTCACCTTTCCTGCTCCGCCAGACGCT TCACCTCCTACCACGCACAGCCAGAGCAGGTCCTAccgccccgctgccccggcccagcAGAGACGCGGCGAGAGGCTTTTCTGGCAGCAGGTGG ccctggtgcTTCATCAGTGTCCGTCCGAGCCGCGCTGCAGCAGAAGTGCCATGGGGCCTGGGTGCGCCGGCGTCCTGGGCTGGCTCCTACTGGTGCAGGCAGCGTTGCAGGCAGCAG GCGGCCGGCCCTGCGATGCCAGGGACTTCGGTCACGGCTCGCTGGTGTGCGCCTGCAGCGCCACGTACTGTGACACGCTGGACCCCGTGGTCCTGCCGGCGCCGGGCACCTACATCAAGTACGAGAGCAGCAAGGCCGGCAAGCGGCTGGAGCGCAGCCAGGGGAGCTTCCAGCGCAACGCCAAGACCCCAG ATTTCCACCTCACCCTGGACACGGCGCAGCGGTACCAGAAGGTGAAGGGCTTTGGTGGTTCCGTCACAGACTCAGCTGCCATCAACATCCAGTCCCTGTCCAAGGATGCCCAGAATCACCTTCTCCGCTCCTATTTCTCCGAGGAAG gcaTCGAATACAACTTGGTGCGCGTCCCCATGGCCAGCACCGACTTCTCCATCCGCCTGTACACCTATGCTGACGCCGAGGGTGACTTCGAGCTGAAGCACTTCAACCTGACGGAGGAGGACACGCGGATGAAG ATCCCCATCCTCCAGGCAGCCCAGGAAGTGGCCAAGCGCCCGCTGTCGCTATACGCTAGCCCCTGGACCTCCCCGGTCTGGATGAAGACGAACGGCGCGATGACGGGGAGGGGGACGCTGaagggcagccctggggacaagTACCACCAGACCTGGGCCAAGTACTTCATCCG GTTCCTGGATGAATACGCCAAGTACAACCTGACCTTCTGGGCAGTGACAGCGGGGAACGAGCCCACGGCCGGCGAGATCGTCTTCTACCCCTTCCAGTGCCTGGGCTTCTCCCCCGAGCACCAGCGGGACTTCATCGCGCGGGACCTGGGCCCTGCGCTGGCCAACAGCTCCCACCGCGACGTCCAGCTCATCATCCTGGATGACCAGAGGGTGATGCTGCCCTACTGGGCCCAGGTG GTTCTCAAAGACCCTGTGGCCGCCAGCTACATCAGCGGCATCGGCATCCACTGGTACCTGGATTTCCTGGCGCCCATCGATCTCACGCTCTCCATCACCCATCACCTCTTCCCAGACTATTTCCTCCTCTCCACAGAGGCCTCCACCGGCTCCTACTTCTGGGAGCCCAGGGTGGTGCTGGGCGGCTGGGACCGTGGGAGCAAGTACAGCCACAGCATCCTGACG AACCTCAACAACTACGTGACGGGCTGGACCGACTGGAACCTGGCCCTGGACCTGGAGGGGGGCCCCAACTGGAGCAAGAACTACGTGGACAGCCCCATCATCGTGGACAGCAGCAAGGACATCTTCTACAAGCAGCCCATGTTCTACCACCTGGGGCACTTCAG CAAGTTCATCCCCGAGGGCTCGCAGCGGGTGGGGCTGGCTGTCTCCAAGAAGTGCCGCCGGTGTGACCTAGAGCACTCCGCTTTCCTGCGCCCCGACGGCGCCGTCGTCCTGGTGGTCCTGAACCG CTCCCCCGTGGACGTGTCCTTCGGGATCTCCGACCCGCAGCTTGGCTTCATCGAGGCCACGGCTCCCAGTGACTCCATCCAGACTTTCCTGTGGAAGCAGCCAGCCTAG